Proteins co-encoded in one Medicago truncatula cultivar Jemalong A17 chromosome 8, MtrunA17r5.0-ANR, whole genome shotgun sequence genomic window:
- the LOC25501894 gene encoding zeatin O-glucosyltransferase produces the protein MASSYQSTTMASNYNTHKKVLSKGTKVIHQSQVVVVVVPFPAQGHLNQLLHLSRLISLYNIPIHFVGTTQHNRQAIVRVQGWDPKSFSKNFNIHNFKVPTFVSPPPNPNAKSKFPSHLFPSFQASSNLREHVATLLQSLSSVAKRVVVIYDSLMASCIQDAIHIKNCESYTFHSVSAFTMFLFFWGVMGKPLVKNSTNIIPEVPSLEGCFTTQFINFITSQYEFHKFSNGTIYNTSRVIEKPYIELIEGMISHKTHWALGPFNPLCVEKRNNNKARHFSLEWLDKQKDNSVIYISFGTTTALKEEQIIELANGLEQSKQKFIWVLRDADRSDVFNEDGVRRMIELPKGFEERVEIEGVGLIVRDWAPQLEILSHSSIGGFMSHCGWNSCMESITMGVPIAAWPMHSDQPRNRVLVTEVLKIGLVVKDWSQRDELVMASIVENVVRRLMATKEGDEMRQNAMNLKNEILKSMDEGGVSRMELDSFIAHVTR, from the coding sequence ATGGCTTCTAGCTACCAAAGTACAACAATGGCTTCAAACTACAATACCCACAAAAAAGTCCTTAGCAAGGGCACCAAAGTCATCCACCAAAGCcaagtggtggtggtggttgtgcCTTTCCCAGCACAAGGTCATCTCAACCAACTTCTCCACCTCTCTCGTCTTATTTCATTATACAACATACCAATCCATTTTGTCggcacaacacaacacaatcGTCAAGCTATAGTTCGTGTCCAAGGTTGGGAcccaaaatcattttcaaaaaactttAACATTCACAACTTCAAAGTTCCAACTTTTGTTTCACCTCCTCCAAACCCAaatgcaaaatcaaaatttccaTCTCATCTTTTTCCTTCCTTTCAAGCTTCTTCCAATCTTCGTGAACATGTAGCTACACTTTTGCAATCACTTTCATCCGTAGCTAAAAGGGTTGTTGTCATTTATGACTCCCTTATGGCTTCTTGTATACAAGATGctattcatataaaaaattgtgaaagttACACTTTTCACAGTGTATCTGCTTTTAccatgtttttgttcttttgggGTGTAATGGGAAAACCACTAGTGAAAAATTCCACCAATATTATCCCAGAAGTTCCTTCTCTAGAAGGATGTTTCACTACACAATTCATAAATTTCATAACTTCACAATATGAGTTTCATAAATTCAGCAATGGAACAATCTATAATACATCAAGGGTAATTGAAAAGCCTTATATAGAGCTAATAGAAGGCATGATTAGTCACAAGACTCATTGGGCTTTAGGCCCATTTAACCCTTTATGTGTTgagaaaagaaacaataataaaGCTAGGCATTTTAGCTTGGAGTGGCTTGATAAGCAAAAGGATAATTCAGTAATTTATATATCTTTTGGGACCACAACAGCCTTAAAAGAGGAACAAATTATAGAGCTTGCAAATGGGTTGGAACAAAGTAAGCAAAAATTTATTTGGGTATTAAGAGATGCTGATAGGAGCGATGTTTTCAATGAGGATGGTGTTAGAAGAATGATTGAGTTACCAAAGGGGTTTGAAGAGAGGGTTGAAATTGAAGGTGTTGGGTTAATTGTGAGAGATTGGGCCCCACAATTGGAAATTTTAAGTCATTCTTCTATAGGTGGTTTTATGAGTCATTGTGGATGGAATTCTTGTATGGAGAGTATTACTATGGGGGTGCCAATAGCAGCATGGCCTATGCACTCTGACCAACCTAGGAACAGAGTTTTAGTTACGGAAGTGCTTAAGATTGGTTTGGTTGTGAAGGATTGGAGTCAAAGGGATGAGTTGGTGATGGCTTCTATTGTGGAGAATGTTGTGAGGAGGTTGATGGCTACAAAAGAAGGTGATGAAATGAGGCAAAATGCAATGaacttgaaaaatgaaattctcAAGTCAATGGATGAAGGTGGTGTTTCACGTATGGAACTGGATTCTTTCATTGCCCATGTGACTAGATAG